TTGCAAAACTTCATTCTGTCGCCGTACATTTCCTCGAGCTTTTCCACCTGGGGCATCAGGGCCTTGCAGGGCTCGCACCTTGGCCCCCAGAAGTCCACAAGCACGGGTTTCTCCGACTTTAATACCTCTTGTTCGAAATTTTCGCTGTTCACTTCCAGCAAAACCTTCACCTCCCTTTGTACAATATAGTTAGCCTTTAACTAATAAATTTTTTTGACAAACACATAGGAATTCTGATAAAACATAGCTAATATTTCTCGTAGCGGCAGGGGACTTCGATCTACCTCCTTGGGAAGCCCTTTTGCTGTCCCGAAACTAAGAGTGAAGCCCCTCCTCTATGAGATGTCTCGAATGAGCACGTTGCGGATGCAGCTTGCTGCATGCCTCGAGTTACGCGCAA
The Caldanaerovirga acetigignens genome window above contains:
- the trxA gene encoding thioredoxin TrxA, which produces MLEVNSENFEQEVLKSEKPVLVDFWGPRCEPCKALMPQVEKLEEMYGDRMKFCKLDTSKNMRLAISQKVMGLPTIAIYKNGEKVDQVTKDVTIEMVEEMIKRNL